CGACGAACCCCACGTCGCCGACGCGACGGTCGTCACCGAGGACGGCGTCGCGGTCGGTGACGTCGAATCGGACATCCAGGCCACAATCGACGAGGAACTGGCCGACGTGACCGACGTCACGCGGCAGGTCATCGACGGCGACCTCTCGACGTTCTGAGGCGGCGAGGCGACACCCCTTTACTCGCCGGCAGTCAACTCGCGGGCATGCACCCACCGGACGCCGACAGCGTGCTCGTCCGTCACGGCGAACTCGGCGTCAAGAGCGAACAGGTCCGCCGGAAGATGGAGGGGCAACTGGCGGACAACCTCCGTGCGATGCTCGACGCCCGGGGCCTGTCCGGGGACATCGACCAGCGCCGGAACCGGCTGTTCGTCCACACCGACCAGCCCGAGGGCGTGACCGGGGCCGCGGCCGACACGTTCGGCGTCACCTCCGCCTCGGCGGTCACGACCGTGGACCCGACGCTGTCGGCAATCGAGGGCGCGCTGGCCGTGACCGCCCGGGCACAGTACGCCGGGGGGACCTTCGCCGTCGACGCCCGCCGGGCGGGCCGGGCGGAGGCACATCCCTTCTCCAGTACGGATATCGAGTCCGCCGGCGGGGCAGCCGTCTGGGAGGCACTCGAACGACTGGGCGAATCGCCCGCGGTGGACCTCGACGACCCCGACTTCGAGCTGTTCGTCGAGTGCCGCGCCGACGCGGCGTACGTCTTCTGTGAGCGGCGCGCCGGCCCGGGCGGGCTCCCGCTGGGGACCCAGCGACCCGTCGTCGCGCTGGTCAGCGGCGGCATCGACTCGCCCGTCGCCGCCTGGAAGCTCATGAAACGCGGCGCACCCGTGCTCCCTGTCTACGTCGACCTCGGTGACTACGGCGGCCCCGACCACCGGGCGCGGGCAGTTTCGACCGTCGAGACGCTCGCCGCGTACGCGCCCGGACACGACCTGTCGCTTTCCGTGGTCGACGCCGGAGACGTCGTCGCCGACCTCTCGGAAGACCTCGGGTCGCTCCGGATGCTCGCGCTCCGCCGGTTCATGCTCGCGGTCGCCGACGCCATCGCCCGCGACCGCGGCGCTGTCGGCGTCGTCACCGGTGAGGCTATCGGCCAGAAGTCCAGCCAGACGAGCGCCAACATCGCGGTCACGGACGCCGCGACGGCGCTCCCGGTACACCGGCCGAACCTCACCGTCGACAAGTCCGAGATAACCGACCGCGCGCGGGCCATCGGGACGTTCGAGGACTCGACAATCGACGCCGGGTGCAACCGCGTTGCACCGTCGCACCCGGAGACCAACGCCTCGCTCGAAGCGGTCCGGGCGGCCGAACCCGACGACCTGTTCGACCGCGCCGAGAGCTGTGCCCGGGACCGCACTGTCGTCCCCATCGAAAGCTAAATTTCCGGGGCGGGCCAGGGTTGAGCCATGACGCAGGTCTGTCTCGTCGGGTGCGAGGACGTGAACCTCCGGTACGAACTCCTCTCGCGCGAGACCGCACGGAACGCCCTCGCCACCTACGACCTGCAGGAACCGTTCGCAAACACCGTCGCCGTCGACACCGTGAGCCTCGGGGCGGCGGTGGCGCTCCTGAACGACCTGAACTGGTATCTTGTCCGCTTCGCCGACGCCGCCTTCATCCGCGACCCCTCCATCAGCGAGACAGAGTGGCTCTCTCGGGACCTCGCCGCCGCGATTCGGGACGACGACATCGCCCCCGAGGACACCGGGCGCTTTCTCAACGTGTACGGCATCGTCGAAAGAGAGCCGGCAGACCCGGACGAGGCGTCCGACGCACAGGCC
Above is a window of Haloarcula sp. DT43 DNA encoding:
- a CDS encoding tRNA sulfurtransferase, which gives rise to MHPPDADSVLVRHGELGVKSEQVRRKMEGQLADNLRAMLDARGLSGDIDQRRNRLFVHTDQPEGVTGAAADTFGVTSASAVTTVDPTLSAIEGALAVTARAQYAGGTFAVDARRAGRAEAHPFSSTDIESAGGAAVWEALERLGESPAVDLDDPDFELFVECRADAAYVFCERRAGPGGLPLGTQRPVVALVSGGIDSPVAAWKLMKRGAPVLPVYVDLGDYGGPDHRARAVSTVETLAAYAPGHDLSLSVVDAGDVVADLSEDLGSLRMLALRRFMLAVADAIARDRGAVGVVTGEAIGQKSSQTSANIAVTDAATALPVHRPNLTVDKSEITDRARAIGTFEDSTIDAGCNRVAPSHPETNASLEAVRAAEPDDLFDRAESCARDRTVVPIES
- a CDS encoding DUF5804 family protein gives rise to the protein MTQVCLVGCEDVNLRYELLSRETARNALATYDLQEPFANTVAVDTVSLGAAVALLNDLNWYLVRFADAAFIRDPSISETEWLSRDLAAAIRDDDIAPEDTGRFLNVYGIVEREPADPDEASDAQAATERPPELVEPMLLTRTGDTIPEYDLQDVDDTLVVRVTESEFGA